Proteins encoded together in one Nostoc sp. PCC 7524 window:
- a CDS encoding AEC family transporter, with the protein MINLLELYVKLVGLVLIGFMLGRKLPTTVPTRLAQFLFWVGVPISIIAFLRQADLSGRIWIAPAIAYLAILLGALLAWLGIKAQTYFSRTIPQKPTQGSLLLAAMIGNTGYLGFPITLAMIGPEYFAWALFYDLLGSFPGAYGLGVALGAHFGDNGQNQRQITQVAQAIFINPAIWSFGFGLLLRQIAIPDGVAFTLDKLGWTTVALSLVLIGMRLAKLNTLVNLPQVGMSLVIKMLIVPLILGCTLPFLGLTGPAAKVIILQMAMPPAFASLVIAETFNLDRNLAVTTLAVGAMLLLLTLPIWLWLF; encoded by the coding sequence TTGATAAATCTTCTAGAACTATACGTCAAACTTGTGGGATTAGTCCTCATTGGCTTTATGCTGGGACGTAAACTACCGACTACAGTTCCTACTCGTTTAGCTCAATTCCTGTTTTGGGTGGGAGTACCGATTAGTATTATCGCTTTTTTACGTCAAGCTGACTTATCTGGGAGGATTTGGATTGCTCCGGCGATCGCTTATCTTGCTATTCTACTAGGAGCATTGTTAGCATGGCTGGGAATCAAAGCTCAAACTTATTTCAGCCGCACCATCCCCCAAAAGCCAACTCAAGGTAGTTTGCTACTAGCTGCCATGATTGGTAACACAGGATATCTAGGCTTCCCCATCACCTTAGCAATGATCGGCCCAGAATACTTTGCTTGGGCTTTATTCTACGATTTACTGGGGTCTTTTCCTGGTGCCTATGGTTTGGGTGTAGCTTTAGGCGCTCATTTTGGCGACAATGGTCAAAATCAAAGACAAATTACTCAAGTAGCTCAAGCCATCTTCATTAACCCCGCCATCTGGAGTTTTGGCTTTGGCTTATTACTCCGCCAAATCGCCATTCCTGATGGGGTAGCATTCACCTTAGATAAATTAGGTTGGACTACAGTTGCTTTATCTTTAGTTTTAATTGGGATGCGCTTGGCAAAACTCAATACTTTAGTCAACTTACCCCAGGTAGGAATGAGCTTAGTGATTAAAATGCTGATTGTTCCCTTGATTTTGGGCTGCACTTTGCCATTTTTAGGATTAACTGGGCCAGCCGCCAAAGTGATTATATTACAAATGGCTATGCCTCCTGCCTTCGCTTCCCTAGTCATTGCCGAAACTTTTAATCTAGACCGCAATCTCGCAGTCACAACTTTAGCCGTAGGAGCTATGCTGTTATTACTGACATTGCCGATATGGTTGTGGTTGTTCTGA